From a region of the uncultured Desulfatiglans sp. genome:
- a CDS encoding hypothetical protein (Evidence 5 : Unknown function) — translation MRTPFPPVRGEFPDVEERPRTGFRGRFERLQFDGLAGFEHDRFGGRFPLDPLGPLVGVLADHVEGVEMDGDDPLRLEQLHRPEGVVGPHGEVVSDRQDGQIDAFLADQFHVVEKTGIAGMVNLPALDGEEEAAGVAAVGAVRQNGAVVGDRQLDAPPWEVEPSADVHRVGVFDALGREPVLDLEIGDRRGMGAFRDRHGIAHMVAVAVRDQDEVRVQLVRCDGGCRVAGDERIDEQARVAGVYHEAGMSVPGHFDGHFQTS, via the coding sequence ATGAGAACCCCTTTTCCGCCCGTTCGCGGGGAGTTCCCGGATGTCGAGGAACGGCCCCGAACCGGTTTTCGGGGCCGGTTCGAACGCTTACAGTTCGATGGATTGGCCGGGTTCGAGCACGATCGCTTCGGCGGCCGTTTCCCTCTTGACCCGCTCGGCCCACTTGTGGGGGTCCTGGCGGATCACGTCGAAGGTGTTGAAATGGATGGGGATGACCCGCTTCGGCTGGAGCAGCTTCACCGCCCGGAGGGCGTCGTCGGGCCCCATGGTGAAGTTGTCTCCGATCGGCAGGATGGCCAGATCGATGCCTTCCTCGCCGATCAGTTTCATGTCGTAGAAAAGACCGGTATCGCAGGCATGGTAAATCTTCCTGCCCTGGATGGTGAGGAGGAAGCCGCAGGGGTTGCCGCCGTAGGTGCCGTCCGGCAGAACGGAGCCGTGGTGGGCGATCGTCAACTTGACGCGCCCCCATGGGAAGTCGAACCCTCCGCCGATGTGCATCGGGTGGGTGTTTTCGACGCCCTGGGAAGAGAGCCAGTTCTGGATCTCGAAATTGGAGATCGTCGTGGCATGGGTGCGTTTCGCGATCGGCACGGCATCGCCCACATGGTCGCCGTGGCCGTGCGAGACCAGGATGAAGTCAGGGTTCAGCTGGTCCGCTGTGACGGGGGCTGTCGGGTTGCCGGTGATGAAAGGATCGATGAGCAGGCTCGCGTCGCCGGTGTCTATCATGAAGCAGGCATGTCCGTACCAGGTCACTTTGATGGCCATTTTCAAACCTCCTGA
- a CDS encoding conserved hypothetical protein (Evidence 4 : Unknown function but conserved in other organisms), whose product MAIKVTWYGHACFMIDTGDASLLIDPFITGNPTAPVTADQLNPDFILVSHGHGDHVGDAVPIAKRTHATTISNFEIQNWLSSQGVENTHPMHIGGGFDFPWGRVKLTIAHHGSVLPDGTYGGNPCGFLLTIQGRKIYHACDTGLFYDMKLIGEEGIDLAILPIGDNFTMGPDDALRAVKLLQPKRVIPIHFNTFDVIRQDPHKWAERVKRETAAEAIVLEPGQSIEL is encoded by the coding sequence ATGGCCATCAAAGTGACCTGGTACGGACATGCCTGCTTCATGATAGACACCGGCGACGCGAGCCTGCTCATCGATCCTTTCATCACCGGCAACCCGACAGCCCCCGTCACAGCGGACCAGCTGAACCCTGACTTCATCCTGGTCTCGCACGGCCACGGCGACCATGTGGGCGATGCCGTGCCGATCGCGAAACGCACCCATGCCACGACGATCTCCAATTTCGAGATCCAGAACTGGCTCTCTTCCCAGGGCGTCGAAAACACCCACCCGATGCACATCGGCGGAGGGTTCGACTTCCCATGGGGGCGCGTCAAGTTGACGATCGCCCACCACGGCTCCGTTCTGCCGGACGGCACCTACGGCGGCAACCCCTGCGGCTTCCTCCTCACCATCCAGGGCAGGAAGATTTACCATGCCTGCGATACCGGTCTTTTCTACGACATGAAACTGATCGGCGAGGAAGGCATCGATCTGGCCATCCTGCCGATCGGAGACAACTTCACCATGGGGCCCGACGACGCCCTCCGGGCGGTGAAGCTGCTCCAGCCGAAGCGGGTCATCCCCATCCATTTCAACACCTTCGACGTGATCCGCCAGGACCCCCACAAGTGGGCCGAGCGGGTCAAGAGGGAAACGGCCGCCGAAGCGATCGTGCTCGAACCCGGCCAATCCATCGAACTGTAA
- the msrAB gene encoding Peptide methionine sulfoxide reductase MsrA/MsrB (Includes: Peptide methionine sulfoxide reductase MsrA; Peptide methionine sulfoxide reductase MsrB) — MANIKEIKRLRGGDLQVAVQANVQIDAEIGQKDHFRMETSLHPEDHGHGFSKPLERRRPAASASFREGDRMKGMEWYLIMSLFAGLCMVLLANGPGLAGGVSERLKRATFAGGCFWCMEKPFEELPGVVSVMPGYAGGTTEDPTYETYAEGGHLEVIEVLYDPAVVSYETLLDVFWRQVDPTDAKGQFVDRGPHYATAVFYHDEDQKRAAEASKAELERSGVFRRPVVTPILPAGKFYPAEEYHQGYHRKNPVHYRYYRQGSGRDAFLEEVWGGDPAPSSDAELRKKLTPLQYSVTREEATEPPFDNAYWDNHREGIYVDVVSGEPLFSSRDKFDSGTGWPSFTQPLVPANIVERKDRKLFTVRTEVRSRRADSHLGHVFPDGPPPTGLRYCLNSAALRFIPVEDLEKEGYGAFLPLFGE; from the coding sequence TTGGCCAATATCAAGGAAATCAAGCGTTTGCGCGGAGGCGACCTGCAGGTCGCCGTACAAGCAAACGTGCAGATTGACGCCGAGATTGGCCAAAAAGACCATTTCCGGATGGAAACTAGCCTCCATCCGGAAGACCACGGGCATGGATTTTCGAAACCACTGGAGCGCCGCCGCCCGGCGGCGTCTGCATCATTTCGGGAGGGCGATCGTATGAAAGGCATGGAATGGTACCTGATCATGAGCCTGTTTGCGGGGCTTTGCATGGTGTTGCTGGCGAACGGACCGGGGCTGGCGGGGGGCGTGTCGGAGCGCCTGAAGAGGGCGACCTTCGCGGGCGGATGCTTCTGGTGTATGGAAAAACCCTTCGAGGAACTGCCCGGAGTCGTCTCCGTCATGCCGGGGTACGCCGGCGGCACCACGGAGGATCCGACCTACGAGACCTATGCCGAGGGAGGACACCTGGAGGTGATCGAGGTGCTCTACGATCCGGCGGTGGTCTCCTACGAGACGCTCCTGGATGTTTTCTGGCGTCAGGTGGACCCCACCGACGCGAAGGGCCAGTTCGTCGATCGCGGTCCGCATTACGCGACGGCCGTCTTCTATCACGATGAAGACCAGAAGCGGGCGGCGGAGGCATCCAAGGCCGAACTGGAGCGCAGCGGGGTCTTCCGGAGGCCCGTCGTGACGCCGATCCTGCCCGCCGGGAAATTCTACCCGGCCGAGGAGTACCACCAGGGCTATCACCGCAAAAACCCCGTCCACTACCGGTACTACCGCCAGGGATCGGGCAGGGACGCATTTCTCGAGGAGGTCTGGGGCGGGGACCCCGCGCCCTCGAGCGATGCCGAGCTGCGGAAAAAGCTCACGCCGCTTCAATACTCCGTCACCCGGGAGGAGGCGACAGAACCCCCCTTCGACAACGCCTATTGGGACAATCACCGGGAGGGGATCTATGTCGATGTCGTCTCGGGCGAGCCGCTCTTCAGCTCGCGCGACAAGTTCGATTCGGGCACGGGGTGGCCCAGTTTCACGCAGCCCCTGGTGCCCGCGAACATTGTGGAAAGGAAAGACCGGAAGCTGTTCACTGTCCGGACTGAGGTGCGCAGCCGCCGGGCGGATTCTCATCTCGGGCACGTGTTTCCGGACGGCCCTCCGCCGACCGGTCTCCGCTACTGCCTCAACTCGGCGGCCCTGCGGTTCATCCCGGTCGAGGATCTCGAAAAGGAAGGGTACGGCGCATTCCTGCCGCTCTTCGGTGAATGA
- a CDS encoding hypothetical protein (Evidence 5 : Unknown function): MPVVFRMEASFHPEMVFLANLGVNLHVCLYGDLQVASAQTLDFLDIGQKSSFPDWKLSPTAKSFPDGHEANPQRSGNDPSP, encoded by the coding sequence ATGCCCGTGGTCTTCCGGATGGAGGCTAGTTTCCATCCGGAAATGGTCTTTTTGGCCAATCTCGGCGTCAATCTGCACGTTTGCTTGTACGGCGACCTGCAGGTCGCCTCCGCGCAAACGCTTGATTTCCTTGATATTGGCCAAAAATCCTCATTTCCGGATTGGAAACTTAGTCCTACCGCGAAATCATTTCCGGATGGACACGAGGCTAACCCGCAGCGATCCGGAAACGATCCATCACCATAG
- a CDS encoding hypothetical protein (Evidence 5 : Unknown function) has product MFKLIKMDQAGGERKPGLRIDIDIAVGGKAVPCPCTETCFDERSFAAEIEALHDALDGLLKEGTRFLSGAAKSGAAGMNPQDPPEKIWAALSKIPGEEDFILAFNSLDDAKRAETSEYILTQCGMFSGKGAVFSKRFNHASGLLE; this is encoded by the coding sequence ATGTTCAAATTGATCAAGATGGATCAGGCGGGCGGGGAACGGAAACCCGGTCTCCGGATCGACATCGATATCGCGGTGGGCGGGAAGGCCGTGCCTTGCCCCTGCACCGAGACCTGTTTTGACGAGCGGTCTTTCGCCGCAGAGATCGAGGCCCTCCACGATGCGCTGGACGGGCTCCTCAAAGAGGGCACGCGGTTTCTCTCCGGCGCGGCCAAGAGCGGTGCGGCCGGTATGAATCCCCAGGACCCCCCCGAAAAGATCTGGGCCGCCCTCTCGAAGATACCGGGCGAGGAGGATTTCATCCTGGCCTTCAACAGCCTCGACGATGCCAAACGGGCTGAAACATCCGAGTACATCCTCACGCAGTGCGGCATGTTCAGCGGCAAGGGCGCCGTCTTTTCGAAGCGCTTCAATCACGCCAGCGGCCTGCTGGAATAG
- the cobP gene encoding Bifunctional adenosylcobalamin biosynthesis protein CobP has translation MVEGGYRDLILVLGGARSGKSRWAQGHVEGCSRAPLYIATAEVSDDEMAERIRLHQEARGARWRLIEEPLELERAIRSAPPEVDGILIDCLTVWLSNVLLKKGEDAVPAYEARLMQALEERSCLVAAVANEVGMSVVPAHPLGRLFRDLAGWLNQRVAAAADRVVLTVAGLPLVLKADGKAAAPPPFGLGDR, from the coding sequence TTGGTTGAGGGTGGATACCGGGATTTGATCCTTGTTCTCGGCGGGGCGAGGAGCGGCAAGAGCCGGTGGGCTCAGGGGCACGTCGAGGGCTGTTCCAGGGCGCCGCTCTACATTGCCACCGCCGAGGTGTCCGACGATGAGATGGCCGAACGCATCCGCCTGCACCAAGAGGCTCGGGGCGCCCGCTGGCGCCTGATCGAAGAGCCGCTGGAGCTCGAGCGGGCGATCCGTTCGGCGCCGCCGGAGGTCGACGGCATCCTGATCGACTGCCTCACCGTCTGGCTCAGCAACGTCCTCCTCAAGAAGGGCGAAGACGCCGTTCCGGCCTACGAGGCCCGTTTGATGCAGGCCCTGGAGGAGCGGTCCTGCCTCGTTGCGGCCGTTGCAAACGAGGTGGGGATGAGCGTGGTGCCCGCGCACCCTCTGGGGCGTCTTTTCCGGGACCTGGCGGGCTGGTTGAATCAGCGCGTCGCCGCCGCGGCCGACCGGGTGGTGCTGACGGTGGCCGGGCTGCCGCTGGTGCTCAAAGCGGACGGCAAGGCGGCCGCTCCGCCGCCCTTCGGCCTTGGAGACCGTTGA
- a CDS encoding Metallo-beta-lactamase family protein encodes MQITFWGTRGSIAAPGRDTVVFGGNTCCVEVTTAGGRTIVIDAGSGIRPLGETLASREGAHEILLLMTHNHWDHVQGFPFFKPAYLKDWTIRVDGFHSCMKGLRAIFDNRMGDGFFPIAFEELKADIHFIDRMGKGPLEWDDVVIDAMPLQHPQGGVGFRFREDGRSFVFLTDNELREDAWAGRKPSDYVRFCGEAELLVHDAQYTPAEHAERCGWGHSDHAAVVDLAIEAGAKRLLFFHHDPGRTDAELSAILDDSRRLLRDRRAGTEIDAAREGAHVRVGA; translated from the coding sequence ATGCAAATCACATTCTGGGGAACGAGGGGGTCCATCGCTGCGCCCGGCCGGGATACCGTCGTCTTTGGAGGCAACACCTGCTGCGTGGAAGTGACCACGGCCGGCGGGCGGACTATCGTCATCGACGCCGGTTCGGGCATCCGGCCCCTGGGCGAGACGCTTGCCTCCCGGGAAGGGGCGCATGAAATCCTCCTCCTGATGACGCACAACCACTGGGATCACGTTCAGGGATTTCCGTTTTTCAAACCGGCCTACCTGAAGGACTGGACCATCAGGGTGGACGGTTTCCACTCCTGCATGAAGGGGCTGCGGGCCATTTTCGACAACCGCATGGGCGACGGGTTCTTCCCGATCGCCTTCGAGGAGTTGAAGGCGGACATCCACTTCATCGACCGGATGGGCAAGGGGCCTCTCGAGTGGGATGACGTGGTGATCGATGCCATGCCGCTTCAGCATCCGCAGGGCGGCGTGGGATTCCGGTTCAGGGAGGACGGGCGGAGCTTCGTCTTCCTGACGGACAACGAGCTGCGCGAAGACGCCTGGGCCGGAAGGAAGCCTTCGGACTACGTGCGGTTTTGCGGGGAGGCGGAGCTGCTGGTTCATGACGCCCAGTACACACCGGCCGAGCATGCGGAGCGGTGCGGGTGGGGGCATTCGGACCACGCCGCCGTGGTCGACCTTGCGATAGAGGCCGGGGCGAAGAGGCTGCTTTTCTTTCATCACGATCCCGGACGGACGGATGCGGAGTTGTCCGCGATTTTAGATGATTCCCGGCGCCTCCTCCGCGACCGGCGGGCCGGCACTGAAATCGACGCCGCCAGAGAGGGCGCGCACGTGCGGGTCGGGGCGTAG
- a CDS encoding conserved hypothetical protein (Evidence 4 : Unknown function but conserved in other organisms) has translation MRERLGFILSRLYRRQGALPPLSGIDADAQFRPEERDVEAAGRNLNAAFLIRLCGRQGEPQRSRARAWFAQLAGDPRWASVADFYEKALKRLPLELDDAIRRSGGRFGEEIARLNGLAVNAGEAFTGLDALEACWRVFFPEGVEALRDAGRAVEGLRGARTVALTGLNERPIERPVSEVLFASNVLLTRPSGEAHCSARMRDRLAELRDEPQLFWYDHPIPIGVDPGQNEVIYGLRALDQAVAFEKGQRVALPDERLSCVLSVSVTHEGLASLAREVLEESLREGLDGLPHLRVYALTEADAERLFAAVLAPAAERYRGGADLVALRAVYGVNGEYGRHYTFLRALAALWHVLVDRRVRATFKIDLDQVFPQEQLLRETGCSAFAHLKTPLWGASGIDARGEKVRLGLIAGALVNAEDAHRSLFEPDVPMPDTSALRGDEWIFCSALPQAVSTRAEMMARYDREDLDGRRTCIQRIHVTGGTCGAWIEDLRRHRPFTPTFIGRAEDQAYLLSCLFASGGEFLRYVHKPGLIMRHDKGAFAAEAVRAAAAGKQVGDYIRMLLFTEYARALPWPVEETKGVVDPFTGCFISRIPVTAAVLRLALKAARTFAEGDSRTACELLEGGAARLGRWMGDPSGGGPNVLAERVAAERRAWNDYYDLLDALEKALEEGDPFAHRLEAEARRIIDGCELRV, from the coding sequence GTGAGAGAGAGGCTTGGTTTCATCCTTTCCCGTTTGTACCGGCGGCAAGGCGCCTTGCCGCCGCTGAGCGGCATCGACGCAGACGCACAGTTCAGGCCGGAGGAGAGGGATGTGGAGGCGGCGGGCAGGAACCTGAACGCCGCCTTTTTGATCCGCCTCTGCGGAAGGCAGGGAGAGCCGCAGCGCAGCCGCGCACGCGCCTGGTTTGCGCAGCTCGCCGGGGACCCGCGCTGGGCGTCCGTCGCGGACTTCTACGAGAAGGCGTTGAAGCGGCTCCCCCTTGAACTCGACGATGCCATTCGGCGCAGCGGCGGAAGGTTCGGGGAGGAGATCGCCCGTCTGAACGGCCTGGCCGTGAATGCAGGCGAGGCCTTCACCGGCCTCGATGCCCTGGAGGCGTGCTGGCGGGTTTTCTTTCCCGAGGGGGTGGAAGCGCTGAGGGACGCGGGGCGCGCCGTCGAAGGCCTTCGCGGGGCGCGGACCGTCGCCCTGACCGGCCTCAATGAACGGCCCATTGAACGTCCGGTGAGCGAGGTCCTCTTCGCCTCGAATGTCCTCCTGACACGGCCATCGGGGGAGGCGCACTGCAGCGCCCGGATGCGGGATCGGTTGGCGGAGCTCCGGGACGAACCGCAGCTTTTCTGGTACGATCATCCCATCCCGATCGGGGTCGATCCCGGACAGAACGAGGTGATCTACGGACTTCGGGCGCTCGACCAGGCCGTGGCCTTCGAGAAGGGGCAGCGGGTCGCCTTGCCCGACGAGCGGCTGAGCTGCGTCCTTTCGGTTTCCGTGACCCACGAGGGGCTTGCCTCGCTCGCGCGGGAGGTTCTCGAAGAGTCGCTGCGGGAAGGCCTCGACGGTCTGCCGCATCTCCGGGTCTATGCCCTGACGGAGGCGGACGCCGAAAGGCTTTTTGCAGCGGTCCTGGCGCCGGCCGCCGAGCGGTATCGGGGGGGCGCCGATCTCGTTGCCCTGCGGGCGGTTTACGGGGTGAACGGCGAATACGGCCGGCACTACACGTTCCTGCGTGCCCTGGCGGCCTTATGGCATGTCCTCGTGGATCGCCGCGTGAGGGCGACCTTCAAGATCGACCTCGACCAGGTTTTCCCGCAGGAGCAGCTGCTCAGGGAGACCGGATGCTCGGCGTTCGCCCACCTGAAGACCCCCCTGTGGGGCGCCTCGGGCATCGACGCCCGGGGGGAGAAGGTCCGCCTGGGCCTGATTGCCGGGGCCCTGGTCAATGCCGAGGATGCCCACCGCTCGCTCTTCGAGCCCGATGTCCCCATGCCGGACACATCCGCCCTGAGAGGGGACGAGTGGATCTTCTGCAGCGCCCTGCCCCAGGCCGTGTCCACCCGGGCCGAGATGATGGCGCGCTACGACCGGGAGGACCTCGACGGACGCAGAACCTGCATCCAGCGCATCCATGTGACCGGCGGGACCTGCGGCGCATGGATCGAGGATCTGCGGCGCCACCGTCCCTTTACTCCGACCTTTATCGGCCGGGCGGAAGACCAGGCTTATCTCTTGTCCTGCCTTTTCGCATCAGGCGGGGAGTTCCTCCGCTATGTCCACAAGCCCGGTCTCATCATGCGCCACGACAAGGGGGCCTTTGCCGCCGAGGCGGTTCGCGCCGCAGCCGCCGGCAAGCAGGTGGGCGACTACATCCGGATGCTGCTCTTCACGGAATACGCGAGGGCGCTTCCGTGGCCGGTGGAAGAGACCAAGGGCGTGGTGGACCCCTTTACGGGCTGTTTCATATCCCGGATCCCGGTGACGGCGGCCGTCCTGCGGCTGGCGCTGAAGGCTGCACGGACGTTTGCGGAAGGGGATTCGAGAACCGCCTGCGAGCTCCTCGAGGGCGGTGCGGCCCGCCTCGGCCGATGGATGGGGGATCCATCCGGGGGAGGACCAAACGTCCTTGCCGAGCGGGTTGCGGCGGAGAGGCGCGCCTGGAACGACTATTACGATCTCCTCGATGCGCTCGAGAAGGCCTTGGAGGAGGGGGACCCTTTTGCGCACCGTCTCGAGGCGGAGGCACGCAGGATCATCGACGGGTGCGAGCTGCGCGTGTAG